From Sphingobacteriales bacterium:
ATCACCTGAACAGGTTATTTTCGAAGGAGAAGTGGTCAGTGTACAACTTCCCGGGACAAGTGGTTATTTTGAAGTACTGAATGATCATGCACCTATTATTTCTTCCCTGAAGGAAGGTAAAATCAGAATCATTCTCCCCAATGGTGACAGACAGGTGTTT
This genomic window contains:
- the atpC gene encoding ATP synthase F1 subunit epsilon, producing the protein MKLEIISPEQVIFEGEVVSVQLPGTSGYFEVLNDHAPIISSLKEGKIRIILPNGDRQVFKITKGFVEVIGNKVTVLA